DNA from Alphaproteobacteria bacterium:
CGGGTCATGACGGCCCTCGACGGCCCCAGGGTGCCGGCTGCCGGCGGCAACGCGCAACGCCTGGTCGTTCTGGTGCACGGATTCGGGGCCGACGGCAACGACCTGATCCAGCTGGCGCCCTTCCTGCAACAGCACCTGCCCGATGCCGCTTTTGCCGCGCCGCATGCGCCCGAAGCCTGCGAAATGGCGCCCATGGGACGCCAGTGGTTCGGCCTGGGCGATTACGACCCGACCACGGCAGCCCGCGATATCGAGGCCACGGAGGCCCGCTACCTCGGCATGACCGACCGGGTGGCCGGGGCGGCGCCGCCGCTGGAGGCCTTCATCGACGCCGAGCTTGCCCGCCATGATCTCGATGACCAGCATCTGGCCCTGGTCGGTTTCAGCCAGGGCACCATGATGTCGCTGCATGTGGGGCTGCGCCGAGCCCGCCCGCCCGCCGCCATCGTCGGTTTCTCGGGCGCCCTGGTGGGCGCCGACCGGCTGGCGCACGAGATCCGCGCCCGCCCGCCGGTACTGCTTTGCCATGGCGAAGCCGACGATCTGGTGCCGGTGGCGGCACTGCACCTGGCGGCCAGCGGCCTGGCGGCGGCCGGCATCGTTGTCGATTGGCACGTCTCACCCGGGCTCGGCCACGGCATCGACCCGGTCGGCCTCGAGCTCGCCGGCCGTTTCTTGCTGGAGGCCTTCGCCGACCGGCTGGACGGCCAGCCGCCAGAGCTGCTGGAGCGAGGAGGTCCGTGACCTCCCCGCTCCGGGCTGTGTTCTATCCCCAGATGTCGGACGAGATGCTGGTGTACCAGCCCTCGGCGAACTGGGCCTCCTTTTTCAGGAACTCGGCGTTGGCGTCCTTGGGGCCGACGCCGCCCGAGCCCTTTTTCTTGATGATCTTGCCATTGGCGAAACCGTAGACCATGGCCACCGAAATGCCGTAGTCGGGCGCCACCAGGCTGTAGCAGGTGTTGATCAAGGAAGGCTCGCCGGGTTGTTTGCCGCTGAGCTGGGCGACGATGGCGGCAGCCGCCACCTTGGCCTCGCTGTTGGCCGAATAGCCCGACTTGGGCAGCGGGCTGGCAATCGAGGCATCGCCGATGACGTAGACGTCCTTGTGGATGGTCGATTCGAAGGTGCGCGGGTTGATCGGGCACCAGCCCGACTTGTCGGTGGCGCCGGCCAGGAAGGCGATCTTGCCCGCCTTCTGGGCCGGGATGAAGTTGATGACGTCACCACGGAACTTGTCGAACTCGGTGTGCACGGTCATACCGGCCACGTCGACCCGGGTGGCGCCGCCGCCGTCCTTCTGGCTGACCCATTGGATCATGCCCTTGTAGAGCCGATCCCAGCCCTGCATGAAAAGCGGCTGCTTGGAGAACTTGGGCTTGGGATCGAGGATGATGATCTTCGAGCCGGGTTTGTGGGCCTTGAAGTAGTTGGCCACCAGGCTGACCCGCTCGTAGGGGCCCGGCGGGCAGCGGAAGGGATTGCCCGGCGGTGCGATGATGAAGGTGCCGCCGGCCGGCATGGCCTTGAGCTGCTTGCGCAGCAGCATGGTCTGCGGGCCGCCGTTCCAGGCATGCGGGATCTTCTGGCTGGCCGCCTGGCTGTAGCCCTCGACGGCCCCCCACTTGAAGTCGATGCCCGGCGACAGCACCAGCTTGTTGTAAGCGAAAGTCTTGCCGCCGGCCGTGGTTACCGTCTTCTTGGCGGCATCGACGGCGGTGGCCGTGTCATGCACCACGGTGGCCCCGTATTTGCCCTTGAGGGCGTCGTAGTTGTGCGTGATGAAACCGATGTCGTTGAGGCCGCCGATCACGGTGTTGCTGTAGGGGCAGGTGACGAACTGTGTCTTGGGCTCGATCAGCGTGACCTGGATGCCGGGGTCCGCCTTGCGGATGTACTTGGCCGCGGTGGCGCCGCCGAAGCCGCCGCCGATGACCACCACGCGCCCCGAAGCGGCCCGGGCCGGTAGGATGTTGACCAGCCCCAGGCCCCCCCCAATCGCCGAACTGGCGGTGGTGGCCGCGGCCAACTGGGTGAAGCGCCGGCGTGTGAGTTTGCTCATGATCGTTTCCCCCCTATTTGCCGTAGACCGAGGCCAGGGCATCAATCTGGGCGTCGCTGTAGCCCTTGGCGATGCGCTGCATTATCGTCGAAGGTTTCTTGCCGTCGCGGAAGTTCTTGAGGGCGTCGGCGATATACTTCTTCGATTTGCCGTTGATGGTGGGCATGGCGCCCTTGGATTTGCCGTCGGTGCCATGACAGCCGGCGCAGGGGTTGGCCAGCATCAGCGGATCCAAGCTGTCGGCCGCGGCCGGTGATAGCGGAAACAAGAGAGCCGTCACTGCCAGGGCGGCGACGACGGTTGTGCGTGGAATCATCTGTCTTACCCTCCCATTGGAATTTTCCCGTCTCCCGTATTCCACAATATCAATATGTGAAATCGAGAGCAAGATTGGCAAACATCGATTCTACAACGAGACCGCCATGCCGCCCGAGACGGCCAGCAACTGGCCGGTGACGAAGGAGGATTCGTCACACGAGAAGAAAAGCACGGCGTTGGCGATCTCGTCGGCCTCGCCCAGACGCTTGAGCAGCGTGCGGTCGCGCAAGTCCGCCAGCTCCGCGGCGTCCATGCGCTCGACCACCGAGGTGCGGATCAGGCTGGGCGCGATGCAATTGACGTTGACCTGGGGCGCGAACTCGATGGCCATGCTGCGGCTCAGCGAGGCCACGGCGGCCTTGGCGGCACCGTAATCGGCCTGGCCCAGTTCACCGGCGTAGGCGACGGAGGAGATGTTGACGACGCGCCCCCAGCCGCGCTCGCGCATGCCCGGCACCAGGGCCCGGGCCAGATGTATGCCGGCCCGCAGATTGAGTTGCAAAGTCTCGCCCCAGCGCTCGTCGGAAATATCCAGCAGCGGCACGTACATGTCGCCGCGCAAGCCCCCCACCAGGTTGACCAGCACGTCGACCCGGCCGAAGCGCTCCAGCGCCAGTTCGGCCACCGGCAGGATCTCGGCCGCCACCGTGGCGTTCGAGCGCCGGGCCGCGATGTCGGCGCCCTCGGTCAGCACTTCGTGGGTCAGGGCCACGGCCTCGTCCATGCGGTTGGCCGAAATGTCGGTCAGCACCAGCGAGGCACCTTCTTCGGCCAGGCGCCGCGCGATGGCCCGGCCCATGGGGCCGCCGGCCCCGGTGATCAGGGCGACTTTGTCTTTCATACGCATTTTTCGCTCCTGCTTCGGATGTCAGAGTTCAGATGTCAGACGATGCCGCGCTGGCGCAACTCGGCGATTTCGTCGGCGGCCAGGCCCAGCACGTCCGCCAGCACCGCTTCGCTGTGCTCGCCCAGCGTCGGCGGCGCGTGGCTGTAGCTCACCGGGGTCTGGCTGAGCTTGATGGGGCTGGCGATCAGCGGCACATCGCCGGCCAGGGCGTGGGGCAGCTCGATGTTCATGCCGCGGTGCTGCACCTGGGGGTCGGCGAAGACCTGGTCGAGCTCGTTGATCGGGCCGCCGGGGATGCCCTCGGCCTCCAGGGCGGCCAGCCAGTCGGCGCTGGAGCGCTGGCGCATGGCCGCCTCGATCGGCGGGATCAACTCGGCCCGGTTCTCGATGCGGCCCTGGTTGCGTTTGAAACGCTCGTCATCGGCCATTTCGGGCCGGCCGATGAGGCGGCAATAGCGGCCGAACTGGTTGTCGTTGCCGATGGCCACGATGATCCAGCCGTCGGCCGTCTCGAAGGGCTGGTAGGGAGCGACGTTGGGATGGCTGTTGCCGCTGCGCCCCGGCGAGCGCCCCGAGATGAGATAGTTCATGCCCTGGTTGGCCAACAGCGCCGTGGCCGAATCCATCAGCGCCATGTCGATATATTGCCCCTCGCCGGTGCGTTCAAGGTGGTTGAGGGCGGCCAGGATGGCGGTGGCCGAATACATGCCGGTGATGATGTCGATGAGCGCCACGCCGACCCGCAGCGGCCCCGCCCCAGGCTCGCCGTCGGCCGGGCCGGTGATGCTCATCATGCCGCCCATGGCCTGCAGGAGATAATCGTAGCCGGCCCGCTTGGCATAGGGTCCGTCCTGGCCGAAACCGGTGATGGAGCAATAGACCAGGCCCGGATTGAGGGCCTTGAGGTCCTCGTAACCGAGGCCGTACTTGGCCAGGCCGCCGGTCTTGTAGTTCTCCACCAGGACGTTGGACTTGGCCGCCAATTGGCGCACCAGGTCCTGGCCTTGGGGTGAGGCCAGGTCCAGCGTCAGCGACTTCTTGCCGCGATTGACGGCCAGGTAATAGGCCGAATCCGTGGTCTCCTTGCCGTCCGCGTCCTTGAGGAATGGCGGCCCCCAGGTGCGGGTGTCGTCGCCCTGGCCGGGGCGTTCGACCTTGATCACCTCGGCCCCCAGATCGGCCAGGATCTGCGTCGCCCAGGGCCCGGCCAGGATGCGGCTGAGGTCGAGGACACGGATATGGGCGAGCGGACCGGACATGATTTCCTCAGGCGCTGCGGGGCGGGCCGCCAGCATAGCGCATTTCAAAATCGACAGGAATCGCCCGCCTTCAATCGATCAACTCGAGCAAGGCCAGCGGCCGGCGGAAAAGCCGCCACCAGATTGCGATCACCGTGATCCTGAGGTCGCTGTAGGCGCGCAGGCGCTGCCAGGCGGGCCGCTGGGCCCCTGGTTTGGCCCCCAGCGTGGTCTCCATGCGAAAAGGTAGCAACCAAAGCCCAAAGGCCAGCAACCTGAGCGGCGTCAGGCCGAACCAGGCCGGCAGCCCATAACCCCAGGCGGCGTGCTTGTCGGCCAGCAGAAAACGCAGCCTGAGCCGGTCGAGGCCCGACAGCACTTCGCCGTGGCGGCGCGATATGGTCTGGCTTTGGAAGCCGCTGAGGGTTTCACCGCGCACTTTCCAGTGCCACAGCTTGCCGTCGAAAGTGCTGGCCAGCAGCGCCTGGTGCCAGTCGATGCCGAGCCAGTGGCAGAGCCTTTGCGTCGTCTCCTCGGGGGCCTGGTGCAAATCCTCGAGCCGGACGGCCCGCGAGTTGCGCTGGTTCATCTCGACGTAACGGCCCACGCCCTGAAAGTCGGGCGAGAGGTGGTGGGTCCAGGTGAAGATGGGCGAGGCATGGGCCAGCGCCCGCACCAGCGTATCGCGGGGCAGATCCAAATCATCGACGCCCTCGTCCTCGCGCATGCTGCGGTACCACGACGCCAGCGTCTGCAGCGGCTCGCGGACGCTGTGCAGGCACTTCAAATCGGGCCCGAAATCGCTGAAGAGCTGGTCGATGGCATGGAAAAAGGGATTGTGGGCCTGGAACACGATAAGGGGGTTTGGCGAATCGAACTGGCGGCCCAGCGCCTCGGCATAGGCCACGTGGAGCGCCTGGAAGAAAAACTTGCGCGCCACGGTCTCGGTCATGGCGTCGGCGATCTCGTGCTTCAACAGGCGCAGCAAGGTGAAGGCGAAAAGATCGCGGTCGACGCCCAGCGCTTCGCTGTGCCTCTCGCCCATGGCGGTGAAATTGAACTCCAGCCCGATGCCGGCACCGGCGCCCAGCACCGGGGTCTGGGAACGCGGATCGAAGAGGACGTCATAGCAATCGACGAAGGCGGCGCACAACTCGACCGCCGGCAAGTGCCCGAACTCGTCCCAAAAGACGAAGTAGCCGCACAGGTAGTTGGCCGGAAAGGTCAGCACGTCGGGGTGGCCGTCGAGCAGGCTTTGCAGGAAAAAAGACCCGCCGCGGCCGTAGTAATGAATGGATACGGCCCGTTCGATGGTCCGCGGATCGATCATGGGGAGAAACTAGCGCGGCCGGCAGGGTGGCGCCAATCCGCATCTTTCCTTGACAAGGGGTTGCTGGCCATGAGGTTGTTTCGCCCCGCGCTACTAAGTTCACAAGGAAACAATCGATGGAATACCGAAATCTGGGCCACAGCGGCCTCAAGGTCTCGCCGATCTGCCTCGGCACCATGATGTTCGGCGGCCAGACCGATGCCCGTACCTCGAGGCGCATCATCGACCAGGCCCACGGGGCCGGAGTGAATTTCATCGACAGCGCCGACGTCTATAACGACGGCAACTCGGAAAAGGTCGTGGGCCGCGCCATCGCGCGGCAGCGTCAGCACTGGATCGTGGCCACCAAGCTGGCCAACGCCATGGGCGACGATCCCAACCGGCGCGGCCTGTCGCGGCGCTGGGTCATGCAGGCGGCCGAAGAAAGCCTGGCGCGCCTGGGCAGCGACTGGATCGACATCTATTACCTGCACCTGGAGGACCACCAGACGCCGCTCGAGGAAACCGTGGCCGCCATGGGCGATTTGCAGCGTGCCGGCAAGATCCGCCACTTCGGCCTCCCCAACTATCGCTCCTGGCGGCTGGCCGAAATCTGCAACATCTGCGACGGTCTGGGCATCGGCCGGCCGCTGGTCAGCCAGCCCTATTACAACGCCTTCAACCGCATGCCCGAGGTCGAACACCTGCCGGCCTGCGACTATTACGGCCTCGGCGTGGTGCCCTATTCGCCGATCGCGCGGGGCGTGCTGACGGGCAAGTACCCGCCCGGCAAGAAGGCACCCCGGGGCACCCGGGCGGGCCGCCAGGACCGGCGCATGATGCAGTCGGAATGGCGCCAGGAATCCCTCAAGTTGGCGCAAAAGGTCAAGCTTCGCGCCGAGGCCCAGGGCATCACCGCCAGCCAGTTTGCCGTCGCCTGGGTGCTCAACAATGCCCTCGTCACCAGCGTCATCGCCGGGCCACGCACGCTGGCCCAGTGGCGCGACTACCTGCCGGCGCTGGACTACCAATTCACGGCCCAGGACGAGGCCTTCATCGACAAACTGGTCGAGCCCGGCCACCCCTCGACGCCACGCTACAACGACCCGGCCTACCCGCTCGAAGGGCGGGTGCCGCTGAGCGGCTGATTTTCAAAACCGGGGTCGGTTTATTTGCGGCCGAACAGCCGGCTCAGGAATCCGCGTTTTTTCGCTCCGGTTTCGCTATCGCTGCCGGCCTCGGCTTCGAGGCGTTCGTCGGCCTGTATCCGCAGGTCGCGCGCCTGCGTGAGCTCGATTTCGGCCGCCGGATCCCGGCTGGGAGGGCCGCCGTCGGGCATGGTGGCGCCTTCGAACTCGGTGCCGTCGAGGTGGCCAGGGAGATGTCGGCGCCCGCCAGGTCGGCCCGGCGCAGGCTGGCCTGGCTCAGGTTGGCACCCTGGAAATTGCTTTCGCGCAGGTTGGCCCGGTCGAGCACCGCCTGGCTCAGGTCGGCACCGCGAAAATTGGCGCGATGGGCGTTGACCCCGGTGAACTCTGCCGCCGTACACTTGGCGATCCAAAGATTGGCATCGACCAGCATGGCGTTCTGCAGCGAGGCGTTTTCCAGGCGCGCGTTCTGTAGCGTTGCCGAGCTCAGGTTGGCGGTCTCGAGCTCGGCCGTGCGCAGGTCGATTTTGCGCATGCTGGCGTCCCGCAGATCGGCCCCGCCCAGGCGGCAGCTTTTCATATAGAGCTTTTCCAGCATCGCCCCCTGAAGCTGCGCCCCCCTCAGGTCGGCGCGCGGCAGGC
Protein-coding regions in this window:
- a CDS encoding SDR family NAD(P)-dependent oxidoreductase; the protein is MKDKVALITGAGGPMGRAIARRLAEEGASLVLTDISANRMDEAVALTHEVLTEGADIAARRSNATVAAEILPVAELALERFGRVDVLVNLVGGLRGDMYVPLLDISDERWGETLQLNLRAGIHLARALVPGMRERGWGRVVNISSVAYAGELGQADYGAAKAAVASLSRSMAIEFAPQVNVNCIAPSLIRTSVVERMDAAELADLRDRTLLKRLGEADEIANAVLFFSCDESSFVTGQLLAVSGGMAVSL
- a CDS encoding NAD(P)/FAD-dependent oxidoreductase; this translates as MSKLTRRRFTQLAAATTASSAIGGGLGLVNILPARAASGRVVVIGGGFGGATAAKYIRKADPGIQVTLIEPKTQFVTCPYSNTVIGGLNDIGFITHNYDALKGKYGATVVHDTATAVDAAKKTVTTAGGKTFAYNKLVLSPGIDFKWGAVEGYSQAASQKIPHAWNGGPQTMLLRKQLKAMPAGGTFIIAPPGNPFRCPPGPYERVSLVANYFKAHKPGSKIIILDPKPKFSKQPLFMQGWDRLYKGMIQWVSQKDGGGATRVDVAGMTVHTEFDKFRGDVINFIPAQKAGKIAFLAGATDKSGWCPINPRTFESTIHKDVYVIGDASIASPLPKSGYSANSEAKVAAAAIVAQLSGKQPGEPSLINTCYSLVAPDYGISVAMVYGFANGKIIKKKGSGGVGPKDANAEFLKKEAQFAEGWYTSISSDIWG
- a CDS encoding CaiB/BaiF CoA-transferase family protein, which translates into the protein MSGPLAHIRVLDLSRILAGPWATQILADLGAEVIKVERPGQGDDTRTWGPPFLKDADGKETTDSAYYLAVNRGKKSLTLDLASPQGQDLVRQLAAKSNVLVENYKTGGLAKYGLGYEDLKALNPGLVYCSITGFGQDGPYAKRAGYDYLLQAMGGMMSITGPADGEPGAGPLRVGVALIDIITGMYSATAILAALNHLERTGEGQYIDMALMDSATALLANQGMNYLISGRSPGRSGNSHPNVAPYQPFETADGWIIVAIGNDNQFGRYCRLIGRPEMADDERFKRNQGRIENRAELIPPIEAAMRQRSSADWLAALEAEGIPGGPINELDQVFADPQVQHRGMNIELPHALAGDVPLIASPIKLSQTPVSYSHAPPTLGEHSEAVLADVLGLAADEIAELRQRGIV
- a CDS encoding sulfotransferase; the protein is MIDPRTIERAVSIHYYGRGGSFFLQSLLDGHPDVLTFPANYLCGYFVFWDEFGHLPAVELCAAFVDCYDVLFDPRSQTPVLGAGAGIGLEFNFTAMGERHSEALGVDRDLFAFTLLRLLKHEIADAMTETVARKFFFQALHVAYAEALGRQFDSPNPLIVFQAHNPFFHAIDQLFSDFGPDLKCLHSVREPLQTLASWYRSMREDEGVDDLDLPRDTLVRALAHASPIFTWTHHLSPDFQGVGRYVEMNQRNSRAVRLEDLHQAPEETTQRLCHWLGIDWHQALLASTFDGKLWHWKVRGETLSGFQSQTISRRHGEVLSGLDRLRLRFLLADKHAAWGYGLPAWFGLTPLRLLAFGLWLLPFRMETTLGAKPGAQRPAWQRLRAYSDLRITVIAIWWRLFRRPLALLELID
- a CDS encoding prolyl oligopeptidase family serine peptidase codes for the protein MTALDGPRVPAAGGNAQRLVVLVHGFGADGNDLIQLAPFLQQHLPDAAFAAPHAPEACEMAPMGRQWFGLGDYDPTTAARDIEATEARYLGMTDRVAGAAPPLEAFIDAELARHDLDDQHLALVGFSQGTMMSLHVGLRRARPPAAIVGFSGALVGADRLAHEIRARPPVLLCHGEADDLVPVAALHLAASGLAAAGIVVDWHVSPGLGHGIDPVGLELAGRFLLEAFADRLDGQPPELLERGGP
- a CDS encoding aldo/keto reductase — its product is MEYRNLGHSGLKVSPICLGTMMFGGQTDARTSRRIIDQAHGAGVNFIDSADVYNDGNSEKVVGRAIARQRQHWIVATKLANAMGDDPNRRGLSRRWVMQAAEESLARLGSDWIDIYYLHLEDHQTPLEETVAAMGDLQRAGKIRHFGLPNYRSWRLAEICNICDGLGIGRPLVSQPYYNAFNRMPEVEHLPACDYYGLGVVPYSPIARGVLTGKYPPGKKAPRGTRAGRQDRRMMQSEWRQESLKLAQKVKLRAEAQGITASQFAVAWVLNNALVTSVIAGPRTLAQWRDYLPALDYQFTAQDEAFIDKLVEPGHPSTPRYNDPAYPLEGRVPLSG
- a CDS encoding c-type cytochrome; this encodes MIPRTTVVAALAVTALLFPLSPAAADSLDPLMLANPCAGCHGTDGKSKGAMPTINGKSKKYIADALKNFRDGKKPSTIMQRIAKGYSDAQIDALASVYGK
- a CDS encoding pentapeptide repeat-containing protein, whose amino-acid sequence is MAPRQKTADPADLERLRSSGSCEGGNLRFADLAGAALEGAQLRDADLKGADLSGARLAKADLSGANLYKAKLGNADLTEAKLQGARLGKAKLRGATLRGADFSAADFKKADLRELDFAGVVREGARLPRADLRGAQLQGAMLEKLYMKSCRLGGADLRDASMRKIDLRTAELETANLSSATLQNARLENASLQNAMLVDANLWIAKCTAAEFTGVNAHRANFRGADLSQAVLDRANLRESNFQGANLSQASLRRADLAGADISLATSTAPSSKAPPCPTAALPAGIRRPKSSSRRRATCGYRPTNASKPRPAAIAKPERKNADS